A single region of the Candidatus Methylomirabilota bacterium genome encodes:
- a CDS encoding NAD(P)/FAD-dependent oxidoreductase has product MHDLAIIGGGPAGLLTARRCAEAGLDVVVLEEHAEIGTPTHCTGIVSLETAALAKIPDDIVLGRLERASLVSPGGGSCEVNWTASGNEGILVMDRGQFDRDLAEKAQRAGAAIRTGARVDAVEVDARGVTLNIGGQDITARACVLACGVSYRLHRQLGFGLPAQVVHTAQVEVDAEPSEKVELYFGREVAPDGFLWIVPIRRGDRPGLKLGALARGDAGAYLSRFVERPKIRARLRSAPGPMIRRLLPLEPAPQTAGDRILLVGDAGGFTKPTTGGGIYYSLLTASLAADTLIEGFQAGRLDAEFLARYESRWAAELGADIRVSAWLRQFLTRSRDAEIDGLIRALASDSVQAVIHSTASFNRHRDVILALVREPGIASLLFKSLFR; this is encoded by the coding sequence ATGCACGATCTCGCGATCATCGGGGGGGGGCCGGCCGGGCTCCTGACCGCCCGGCGCTGCGCCGAGGCCGGCCTCGACGTGGTGGTCCTCGAGGAACACGCGGAGATCGGTACGCCCACCCACTGCACCGGGATTGTCTCCCTCGAAACGGCCGCACTCGCCAAGATCCCTGATGACATCGTCCTCGGCCGGCTCGAGCGCGCGAGCCTCGTCTCGCCCGGCGGCGGCTCGTGCGAGGTCAACTGGACCGCTTCAGGGAACGAGGGAATCCTCGTCATGGACCGCGGGCAGTTCGATCGGGACCTGGCCGAGAAAGCGCAGCGGGCGGGCGCGGCGATCCGCACCGGCGCGCGCGTGGACGCCGTCGAGGTGGACGCCCGAGGCGTGACGCTCAATATCGGCGGGCAGGACATCACGGCACGTGCCTGCGTCCTCGCCTGCGGCGTGTCCTACCGCCTCCACCGCCAGCTGGGGTTCGGCCTGCCGGCGCAGGTGGTCCACACGGCGCAGGTCGAGGTGGATGCGGAGCCGTCCGAGAAGGTCGAGCTCTACTTCGGCCGCGAGGTGGCGCCGGACGGCTTTCTTTGGATCGTGCCGATCAGGCGCGGCGACCGCCCGGGGCTCAAGCTGGGGGCGCTCGCGCGGGGTGATGCCGGCGCGTATCTCTCGCGCTTCGTCGAGCGCCCGAAGATCCGGGCGCGGCTGAGATCGGCGCCCGGCCCCATGATCCGGCGGCTCCTGCCGCTCGAACCCGCGCCGCAGACGGCCGGGGACCGGATCCTCCTCGTGGGCGACGCGGGCGGCTTCACCAAGCCCACGACAGGTGGCGGGATCTACTACAGCCTGCTGACGGCGTCGCTGGCCGCCGACACGCTCATCGAGGGCTTCCAGGCGGGCAGGCTCGACGCCGAGTTTCTGGCGCGCTACGAAAGCCGCTGGGCGGCTGAGCTCGGCGCCGACATCCGGGTCTCCGCGTGGCTCCGGCAGTTCCTGACCCGGTCCCGCGACGCCGAGATCGACGGCCTCATCCGCGCCCTCGCATCGGACTCGGTGCAGGCCGTGATCCACAGCACCGCGAGCTTCAACCGTCACCGCGACGTGATCCTCGCGCTCGTGCGCGAGCCCGGCATCGCCTCCCTCCTCTTTAAATCCCTCTTCCGCTAG
- a CDS encoding LLM class F420-dependent oxidoreductase: MKLGFSLPMAGPWATPDNQVLIAQRAEALGYHSLWVFQRLLYAIRPQNDYPPLPGQPWPKAFERVMDPLVSLAFVAGATSRIRLGTSVLIMPYYTPVMLAKQLATLDVLSRGRLDVGLGIGWSMDEYEAVGVPYKARGRRADEFLRCLKAIWTEDPVEFSGEFYRVPRSRVEPKPVQRPHPPITIGGYGPAVIRRAVACDGFNGGNVPLQQVAPLVAEIKAAAEKEGRDPASLQIVSRGSFQLHASPQGKERRPLWGTLDEIREDVGRYALAGLTELFLETNFDPRGVTLERALEVMNALAPGAAC; the protein is encoded by the coding sequence ATGAAGCTCGGATTCTCATTGCCGATGGCGGGGCCGTGGGCGACGCCGGACAACCAGGTGCTGATCGCGCAGCGCGCCGAGGCGCTCGGCTACCACTCGCTCTGGGTCTTCCAGCGCCTCCTCTACGCGATCCGGCCCCAGAACGATTACCCGCCCCTGCCGGGCCAGCCCTGGCCGAAGGCCTTCGAGCGCGTGATGGACCCGCTCGTCTCGCTGGCCTTCGTGGCGGGCGCCACGTCGCGCATCAGGCTCGGCACGAGCGTGCTGATCATGCCGTACTACACGCCGGTGATGCTGGCGAAGCAGCTCGCGACCCTCGACGTGCTCTCGCGAGGGCGGCTCGACGTGGGCCTTGGCATCGGCTGGTCCATGGACGAGTACGAGGCGGTCGGCGTGCCCTACAAGGCCCGCGGCCGCCGCGCTGACGAGTTCCTCCGCTGCCTCAAGGCGATCTGGACCGAGGACCCCGTCGAGTTCAGCGGCGAGTTCTACCGGGTGCCGCGCTCGAGAGTGGAGCCCAAGCCCGTCCAGCGCCCGCACCCGCCCATCACCATCGGCGGCTACGGGCCGGCCGTCATCCGGCGCGCCGTCGCCTGCGACGGCTTCAACGGCGGCAACGTGCCGCTCCAGCAGGTGGCGCCGCTCGTCGCCGAGATCAAGGCCGCTGCCGAGAAAGAAGGACGGGACCCGGCGTCGCTCCAGATCGTCTCGCGCGGCAGCTTCCAGCTCCACGCGAGCCCGCAGGGCAAGGAGCGCCGGCCGCTCTGGGGCACGCTCGACGAAATCCGCGAGGACGTGGGCCGCTACGCCCTAGCCGGGCTCACCGAGCTCTTCCTCGAGACCAACTTCGACCCGCGCGGCGTCACCCTCGAGCGCGCGCTCGAGGTCATGAACGCCCTGGCCCCAGGGGCAGCCTGCTAG
- a CDS encoding epoxide hydrolase, with protein MSATPFRIEVPQAVLDDLRERLARTRWPDQAPGAPWAYGADLAYVKELCGYWQTRYDWRRHEALLNGFRQFTAPVAGIDLHFIHEEGRGPAPLPLLLSHGWPGSIWEFHKIIPMLTDPARFGGDPRDAFTVVAPSLPGYGFSFAPGQPRFGVTEIADAFATLMTDVLGYRRFAAQGGDWGGFITSRLGVAYPERLAGIHVNLLSLRRDLPRPKDPTPEERTYLDDLGAWLREETGYQWIQGTKPQTLAFGLTDSPAGLAAWIVEKFRAWSDCGGDVERRFTKDELLTNITLYWVTGAINSSFWPYYARYHAPWPIGDGQRVEVPTAYAAFPKEIVRPPRSWAERVYNIRRWTVMPAGGHFAALEEPQALVDDLRAFFRDLR; from the coding sequence ATGTCGGCGACGCCGTTCAGGATCGAGGTGCCGCAGGCCGTGCTCGACGACCTGCGGGAGCGGCTGGCGCGTACCCGCTGGCCGGACCAGGCTCCGGGCGCTCCGTGGGCCTACGGCGCCGACCTCGCGTACGTGAAGGAGCTCTGCGGCTACTGGCAGACGCGCTACGACTGGAGGAGGCACGAGGCGCTCCTCAACGGATTCCGCCAGTTCACGGCGCCCGTCGCCGGCATCGATCTCCACTTCATCCACGAGGAGGGTCGCGGCCCCGCGCCGCTGCCCCTCTTGCTCTCGCACGGCTGGCCCGGGTCGATCTGGGAGTTCCACAAGATCATCCCGATGCTCACCGACCCCGCCCGTTTCGGCGGCGACCCGCGCGATGCCTTCACCGTGGTCGCACCGTCGCTTCCCGGCTACGGCTTCTCCTTCGCGCCGGGCCAGCCGCGCTTCGGGGTCACGGAGATCGCCGACGCGTTCGCGACTCTGATGACAGACGTCCTGGGCTACCGCCGCTTCGCCGCCCAGGGCGGCGATTGGGGCGGCTTCATCACCTCCCGGCTCGGCGTCGCCTATCCGGAGCGGCTGGCCGGCATCCACGTGAACCTTCTCTCGCTCCGTCGCGACCTCCCCCGCCCGAAGGACCCCACGCCGGAGGAGCGTACCTACCTCGACGACCTAGGGGCCTGGCTCCGCGAGGAGACGGGCTACCAGTGGATCCAGGGCACGAAGCCGCAGACGCTGGCGTTCGGTCTCACGGACTCGCCCGCGGGGCTCGCGGCCTGGATCGTCGAGAAGTTCAGGGCGTGGAGCGACTGCGGCGGCGACGTCGAGCGGCGGTTTACCAAGGACGAGCTCCTTACCAACATCACGCTCTACTGGGTCACGGGCGCGATCAACTCGTCCTTCTGGCCCTACTACGCGCGGTACCACGCGCCGTGGCCCATCGGCGACGGCCAGCGCGTCGAGGTGCCGACGGCCTACGCCGCCTTTCCGAAGGAGATCGTGAGGCCGCCCCGCTCGTGGGCGGAGCGCGTCTACAACATCCGCCGCTGGACCGTCATGCCCGCAGGCGGGCACTTCGCCGCGCTCGAGGAGCCCCAGGCGCTGGTGGACGACCTCCGCGCCTTCTTCCGCGACCTTCGCTGA